Sequence from the Verrucomicrobiota bacterium genome:
AAGGTCAGGTTGGCGGTCTTTTGCCATTTCTTATAGGAGACGTTGGGGGGCGGCGGTTCCGCGCTCTTGGGGGTGCGCGGAAGGCTGAAATACACTCCGGCGGCCAACCCGGCCACCAACAGCAGCGCGCTGGCCAAGGCCACAGTTTTCCAACGGTGGCCGTTGCCGGCCGGTGCCGGTGAAGCCGCCGACAATAACTGCGAAACCGGTCGCCACTGCTGGTGTCCCGGCTCGGCATACAACGTGGTGAGCGCGATTTCCTGCCGGTCCACCATGGCCTGAATTTGTGGCTGGGTGTAAGGCCCGGTCACTTGGTCGTTTAGCAATAAAACGTAGAGGAGCACTTTCATACTGGACGTAACGCTTGATTCATTTCAGAGCGTCGAGCGTACTGGCTGCGCCGGGGTTTGGCGAGTGCAGATTTCTAAGTTTTTCTGTTACGTTGAACCGATTTGTGCCATATTTGATCAGTCATGAAGATAACTAACTTGAATCCCAAGCCGGATATTGGCGCCAGCGCCTGGTTCGCGGACCTCGAAGGGCACGGCCTGTTGATGGATGCCGGCACCCATCCTAAATATGATGGGACCGAATCCCTGCCCCTGTATAACCTGATTGAGCGGCAGGACGTGGATGCCATCGCGATCTCCCATTGCCACCATGATCATATCGGCTCGCTGCCGATTGCTATGCGGCAGTTCCCCAAAGCCCATGTGTTGCTCAGCGAACTCAGCTATTTCCTGGTGGAGCGGGTGCTGCACAATTCGGTCAACGTGATGACCCGGCAACGCGACGAATACGGCATCAAGGAATACCCGTTCTACTCGCACGATGAACTGGATGACCTGGCGCCGCGCTTCCAAGGGTTCCGCTACAACCGGGAGATCGAGTGGGGCTCGTTCAAGAAGGCCCGCATTGGGGTGCCATCGCCCACGCTGGAGTTCTTTGACGCCGGACACGCGCTGGGATCGGCAGGCCTGATGGTGCGCGGCGAAAAGCAGACGCTGTTTTACACGGGCGATGTGTGTTTCCACGACCAGACGATCCTCAAGGCGGCCCGGTTCGAAGACGTGCAGGCGGATGTGTTGCTCATGGAAACCACGCGCGGCAACCGGGCATCGCAACCGGAGTTCAGCCGGGACAAGGAAGTGGAGCGCTTCTCCGCCGCGCTCGAAGCGGTGATCCAGCGCAAGGGATGCGTGCTCATTCCCACGTTTGCGCTGGGGCGCACCCAAGAGGTACTGGCCATCCTCAGCCTGCTGTTAAAATCCGGGCGGCTGAAACCGCAGCCGATCTACATTGGCGGACTGGGACGCGTCTTTACGGAGATTTACGATTTGCAGGCGCATCGCACCCATCGTCAGCACAGCAACCTCCAGCTCCATGAGGCGCTGAATCTAACTGTGCTGGAGAAGAAGCAGGCGGAATCCATGAAGCTCACGGGCGGGCGCATCTTTGTGCTCACCGCCGGAATGATGTCCGAGCACACCTCCGCGCACGACGTGGGCATGCGCATGATTAGCGATGAACGCCAGGCGATTTTCTTTGTGGGCTACACCGACCCATCCACCCCGGGAGGGGCGTTGCGTCAGGCGAAACCGGGGGAGACCTTCCGCTTCAGCCCGCTGGCCGGCGAGGTGACGCGGCGCTGCGAAATCCAGGATTTCGATTTCACGGCCCACGCGCAACGGGAGGACTTGCTGGAATTTGTGGGGCGGGTAAATCCGCGCACGGTGTTGCTGGGACACGGCGATGATTCCGCCCGGCAATGGATGGAAGAGCAGATTCGCGTGCGCTGGCCCAAGATGAAGGTGATTCAGCCGAAGCCAGGTGAGACAGTGGAAGTGTGAACGAGAAAACCGAATACCGAAAGAAATCCGAATACCGAATCGGAAGACTTTTGCAGGAAAATTTATGGGCATAAAAATGGCAGGTAAAAAATGATACGAAGAAGATAAAAGCCAGGAGTTGGAATCCGGTAGCTTGTGCCCGCTTCGGACTTCGGTATTCGGATTTCGGATTTAAGGTCCACGTTATTCGTGCCGCAAAGCCTCAATCGGATTCATCGCAGCGGCGCGTTGAGCAGGGTACATGCCAAACACAACCCCCACGGTCATGGCGATAAAGAACGCCAGTGGGATGGACCACGGCACAATCAAGGGGACGACATTCTGGATGGAGTCAGGCATGGCCTTCATCATGCGGGGGAAGAGTTGTTCCAGCAAAAAACGCAGTCCGCTCATGGCCGGCGAGCAGAGTAATCCCCCCAGGATGCCGGTGATGCCACCCACTGTGGCCAGTGAAAGCGTCTCCACCAGGAATTGCACCGTGATATCGTGGCGGCGCGCGCCGAGGGCGCGGCGGATGCCGATCTCCCGGGTGCGCTCCGTGACCGTGGCGAGCATGATGTTCATGATGCCGATGCCGCCGACCACCAGCGAGATGGCGGCGATCAGCCCCATCATGGCAATGAACATCAGGCGGGTGTTGCGGGCCTGCTCCAATAATTCCAGCGGCACCGTAATGCGGTAATCCTCCTGCTCATGGGTTTTGGACAGCATCCGCCGAATCATTTCCGCCGTCTCCATCACTTTATCCTGCTCGCGCACTTTGACCGTCACCTGGCTGGCAATGGGCACACCGTCCGAGGTGCGCGAATAAAAATCGCCAATGCGCGCCCACAAGGTCGAGATGGGGATATAGACATCGCGCGAAAAGTCCTGGCCGCGCACCACGCCCGGTATGGCACTGGCCACCGCGCGTTCCTTCATCACACCCACCACCCGATAATAGTCCCCTTCGATATGGATGGAACAGCCCAGCGGGTTCTGATGCATGAACAACTCGTGTGCTATTCCAACGGCCAGCACGCACACTTTCAGGTTCTGCTTCACTTCGGTATCCGTGATGAAATGCCCTTTATCCACCTCCATGCGGTTGAGATCAAGGTACGCGGGAGACACCCCCACTACACGGCCCGAAACCGAGTGTTCGCCATAGCGCAGTTCGCGGCGGTAAAGCTCCTTGATCGGCACGCATTTTTCGATGGTGGGAATCGTGGCCTCCATGTGGCGAAAATCATCCAGCGTGATGCCATAGGGTGCGTAACTGACGCGGCGGGTGGTCTGGCCAGCCGAGGGCGGCGAGGAGATCAGCAGGATGTTATTGGCGCCGAGTTCGGCGATTTGTTGCTGCGCCTTGTAGCTAATGCCCTCCCCGATGGCCAGCAGCCAGATGACGCTGGCCACCCCGATAAAAATGCCTAAAATGGTCAGCAGCGAGCGCAACGGATGCAGCGCGAGACTTTTAATGCCCATCTGCCAGACGCGCAGGCGCGCTTGAAGCCAGGCGGCCAAACCACCTTTCTCCGCCAGCCCTGACGCTGCTTCCGCTGGGGCGTGATCCGCCAGACGGGTGCCCTCCTTTCCCGGTCCAGACACGGTGACCGGCGGACGCACCCGTTCATCGGTTTGAATCGTACCATCCCGCAAACGCACAATGCGGCGGGCACGGCGGGCAATGTCCTCCTCGTGGGTCACCATGATGATGGTTCGGCCCTCGTCGTTCAGCCGATCGAGGATGTTTAGAATTTCATGCGAAGTGACGGTATCCAGGTTACCAGTGGGTTCGTCCGCCAGGATGAACTGGGGATGATTGGCCAGGCTGCGGGCGATGGCGGCGCGCTGCTGTTGCCCGCCGGAAAGTTGCATGGGCCGGTGTCCCAGGCGGTCGCCCAAGCCCACCTCTGCGGCGAGTGCGCGGCACCGGTCGCGATCCGCACCAGTGATATTCCCTTGGTAATAGAGCGGGGATTCGATGTTTTCCAGGACCGTGAGCTGCTGGATCAAATTGTACGATTGAAAAACAAAGCCAATGTGCGACGCGCGAATCAGCGACAACCGGTCGTCCTCAAGTTGCGCCACATCCTCGCCTGCGAGAAAATAATGACCGGAGCTGGGTTGATCCAGGCAGCCCAGCACATTCAGCAGCGTGCTCTTGCCGGAGCCAGAGGGGCCCATGATGGCGACATAATCCCCTTGCGGTACCTCCAGGTTCACCCCGCGCAACGCGCGCACAATCTCCCCGCCCAGCCGGTATTCCTTATGCAGGTTTTCGATGCGCACCGCAAAACCGTGGGTCGTTGGGGTTGGCTCAGTCATGCCCTCATGGCCGGGAGACGGCTGCCGGGACAGGTTTTTCGGTCGCCGAGGCCACCGCGGCCTTGGGCTTGGCGGGCGACGGCACCGTGGTCTTGGCGGGTAATGGCGCAACGGGTTTAACCGGCGGCGGAGCGGGCGGCGGCGTGATCGCTGCCGGAAAGACCACTTCATTTTCAAAGCGTTGCGGGTTCAACACCACCTGGTCTTGGGCCTGCAATCCCTGGCGGATGATTACGGATTTGTCATTGGCCGCACCCACCCGGACTTCGCGGGCCTCGAGGAATTCACCCAGCACTTGCACGAGGCAAAACAGCCGGCCTTTGCGTTCAAACACGGCGGGCAACGGCACATGGATCGCGTTTTCGTAACGGGCGACCTGAATGGACACTTCCGCCGTCATGCCGGAGCGCAGGCCAAGCGGCGGCTCAACAATGTCCACCTCGGTGGAATACTCCTTGATGTGCGCCGTGAGCGTGGAAGCGGGCGGCAGCGGGTATTCCCCCACGCGCACCACCTTGCCAGTCAAATCATGGTTGGGCAGCGCGTCTATTTTGATATAGGCGGTCATACCGGGCTTCACCCGATTGATGCGAGACTCATTGATCTTGGCCACCACCCGCATGCGCTTGGGATCCGGCAGACGGAACATGATCTGGCGCTCGCGCACCGTGCGGCCTTCGCCGATGAGCACGTCGCTGGCCATACTGCGGGACCGAGAATCATTGGCATAGACGACCTGGCCGGTAGCTGGGGCGCGAATGGTGCATTTCTTGATCTGATCCTCAATCTGGTCCTGTTTCAATTGATCCAGCTTATAGGTGCTTTCGCGCGAGCGCAGGCGCGCCTCGGCGGTCTCCACGTCCACCTGCAGTTTGCTAAGGGTGCGCTGCTTGGTGAAATTACGCAGCGTCTGGAGCCGGACCTGGGCGGAATCGAGATCCTTGCGGGCCTTTTCCACTGCGAATTTATCCGCCTCCACCTGGGTATCCGAGACATAGCCGCGGGCCACCATGCGCTCGCTGTACCGCAGGTATTCCTCGGCGCGCCGAACGTTTTCACGGGCGACAAATTCCGCGCTTTCCAAGCCGTCCTCCTCCTGGCGGTACAGGTTTCCCTCATATTCTTTCAATACCATTTTGGCAGATTCCACATCCGCTTGGGCTTGGATGAGATACGCCTTGCTGTTGTACACAACGATCTGTTGCGCCAGCAGGTCACTTTGCAAAACCGAATCATCCAAGCGGGCCAGCAAATCACCTTTTTTCACATACGAACCCTCCAACACCAGTTCCAAAATGAGGGTGCCGCCGATGGCGCGGGATTGCACTTCGCAACGGATTTCGATGCTGCGCGAGCTTTCCACTTCGCCCGGCTCAACCACTTCCTCCAGGAAAAGTCCCTTTTCCACCGGGGCCAACAGCGGTATGCCCGCATCCCCGCCAGCGGTGGCGGGTGAGCGCCATTTGATAATCCCCCAACTCAGCAGCGCCACCCCGAGGAGCCCCGCGAGCCACAGGCGGCGCCGCGATTTGCGGCGCGGTGGCACGGATGCTCCACTCGTCTCAATGGTGTTTTTTTGCTTATCCATGGTGTGCTTTAATCAAGGAGCTTCTGGAGTTAAATGATCGCGGGCCATGATCGCAATCTTTTCCTTGGCCGGCGCCAGCGTGTTCAGCGTCAGCGCGCCGGGATCCTGCCAGAGCCCCGCTTGGTTGAGCTTCATGGTGCCCAGTTCAAAGTCCAGCAGCATCCGCAATACATAATAATTTACCCAGCTCTTCAGGAAATCATTCTGCGCATCCAGCAGATCGCTCAAGGCGCTCAGCAAGTCGCGCGCGGTGGTGGCGCCAAATACCGCTTGCACCCCCGGCCGCGGCGGCTCGGTAAGGCGCAGCCGCGCCAGGTCCACCTGGCGGATGGCGGATTCCACGGCGGCACGGCGGATTTCAAAATTGACCAGGCTAAGATCAACCAAGCGCACCGTGTTGCGCAGGCTCTGCGTGATACGATCTTCAAACAGGAGGTAATCCCGCCGGGCTTTCTGGAACTCGATGAGCGTCTGCCGGTAGGTGTTGCGCTCCGCTTGGCGGATAAGCGGGGTGTCAAACGTCAATCCCAGGCGCAGCCGGGCGGTTTTCTCATCGAAGTGCGCAGGGTTGTTGTCCGTGGTACGCAGGTCGCCATTCATGGTGATGGAGACATCGCCTCTCAACGCGTCGGCATCGGTCTCCACTTTGCGCCAGGCGTCCACCAACTGGGCACGGGCATTGCGCCAGTCCAG
This genomic interval carries:
- a CDS encoding ABC transporter permease: MTEPTPTTHGFAVRIENLHKEYRLGGEIVRALRGVNLEVPQGDYVAIMGPSGSGKSTLLNVLGCLDQPSSGHYFLAGEDVAQLEDDRLSLIRASHIGFVFQSYNLIQQLTVLENIESPLYYQGNITGADRDRCRALAAEVGLGDRLGHRPMQLSGGQQQRAAIARSLANHPQFILADEPTGNLDTVTSHEILNILDRLNDEGRTIIMVTHEEDIARRARRIVRLRDGTIQTDERVRPPVTVSGPGKEGTRLADHAPAEAASGLAEKGGLAAWLQARLRVWQMGIKSLALHPLRSLLTILGIFIGVASVIWLLAIGEGISYKAQQQIAELGANNILLISSPPSAGQTTRRVSYAPYGITLDDFRHMEATIPTIEKCVPIKELYRRELRYGEHSVSGRVVGVSPAYLDLNRMEVDKGHFITDTEVKQNLKVCVLAVGIAHELFMHQNPLGCSIHIEGDYYRVVGVMKERAVASAIPGVVRGQDFSRDVYIPISTLWARIGDFYSRTSDGVPIASQVTVKVREQDKVMETAEMIRRMLSKTHEQEDYRITVPLELLEQARNTRLMFIAMMGLIAAISLVVGGIGIMNIMLATVTERTREIGIRRALGARRHDITVQFLVETLSLATVGGITGILGGLLCSPAMSGLRFLLEQLFPRMMKAMPDSIQNVVPLIVPWSIPLAFFIAMTVGVVFGMYPAQRAAAMNPIEALRHE
- a CDS encoding MBL fold metallo-hydrolase: MKITNLNPKPDIGASAWFADLEGHGLLMDAGTHPKYDGTESLPLYNLIERQDVDAIAISHCHHDHIGSLPIAMRQFPKAHVLLSELSYFLVERVLHNSVNVMTRQRDEYGIKEYPFYSHDELDDLAPRFQGFRYNREIEWGSFKKARIGVPSPTLEFFDAGHALGSAGLMVRGEKQTLFYTGDVCFHDQTILKAARFEDVQADVLLMETTRGNRASQPEFSRDKEVERFSAALEAVIQRKGCVLIPTFALGRTQEVLAILSLLLKSGRLKPQPIYIGGLGRVFTEIYDLQAHRTHRQHSNLQLHEALNLTVLEKKQAESMKLTGGRIFVLTAGMMSEHTSAHDVGMRMISDERQAIFFVGYTDPSTPGGALRQAKPGETFRFSPLAGEVTRRCEIQDFDFTAHAQREDLLEFVGRVNPRTVLLGHGDDSARQWMEEQIRVRWPKMKVIQPKPGETVEV
- a CDS encoding efflux RND transporter periplasmic adaptor subunit; amino-acid sequence: MDKQKNTIETSGASVPPRRKSRRRLWLAGLLGVALLSWGIIKWRSPATAGGDAGIPLLAPVEKGLFLEEVVEPGEVESSRSIEIRCEVQSRAIGGTLILELVLEGSYVKKGDLLARLDDSVLQSDLLAQQIVVYNSKAYLIQAQADVESAKMVLKEYEGNLYRQEEDGLESAEFVARENVRRAEEYLRYSERMVARGYVSDTQVEADKFAVEKARKDLDSAQVRLQTLRNFTKQRTLSKLQVDVETAEARLRSRESTYKLDQLKQDQIEDQIKKCTIRAPATGQVVYANDSRSRSMASDVLIGEGRTVRERQIMFRLPDPKRMRVVAKINESRINRVKPGMTAYIKIDALPNHDLTGKVVRVGEYPLPPASTLTAHIKEYSTEVDIVEPPLGLRSGMTAEVSIQVARYENAIHVPLPAVFERKGRLFCLVQVLGEFLEAREVRVGAANDKSVIIRQGLQAQDQVVLNPQRFENEVVFPAAITPPPAPPPVKPVAPLPAKTTVPSPAKPKAAVASATEKPVPAAVSRP